The proteins below are encoded in one region of Holophagaceae bacterium:
- a CDS encoding heparinase II/III family protein: MNSPVRLLFCAMIPVLLGCGGGSAGSTGNPTPPPPPVAIAVQASPEAFVLPSGGQASLLSSVEGSPNQAVTWSSTAGQVTQAGMFTAPAAKGPLTIQASSVANPASTAEIQVLVDDDGAASGQAGPATSSSGIWPSSMTLQTGQSAMLLGFGGDPADLRWALDEGSMAGSLTPQGSLAGFALARYQAPAEAGVFHASLTSALDSTLHARAKITVRRRGQVSVAVLPSSATLQANGSRSFHAQVTGTANRAVTWSATAGSITSSGVYTAPSAPGAATVRATSVADSTRFGEAAVTITGQPAPPAISSFMAVPPTITAGQSSTLSWTVNGATSLSIDHGVGAVTGTSKVVNPGATTTYTLTATNAAGSATATATITVNPAPQPPTISSFTATPPTITAGQNSTLGWAVSGATSLSIDNGVGAVTGTSKVVSPGATTTYTLTASNAAGSVTATATVTVTPASQPPSISSFTAAPSTITAGQSSTLSWAVSGATSLSIDHGIGAVTGTSKAVNPGSTTTYKLTATNAAGSVTATTTVTVNPAPQPPTISNFAATPPTITAGQSSTLSWAVSGATSLSIDNGVGAVTGTSKVVSPGATTTYKLTATNAAGSSSATTTVTVNSAPPPPSGYLLLTASRLDQIRADAVANKVAWTNLHANVEASLSSTDQYDTGAENMAMAYLVNGDVRYAARAYWWAQQAMAGTLRADSYYYFQSMVRPVAMTLNYCQPALSAAQIQTLKNYLHASCDELWYHNQGSGWGLDDPANNYHLSFLAGTAFAGTALKASGDARGQAWLDLVNDKLTRPNGVFAYLDRIPGGDWEEGANYGEGSKAHLSICLSVLAGSGTNHFGRAFFAGSVRYAVYATQPGWNFLYPGGDLARESSMGVSPYTRAYLQPTVFWLADGPDRRLGQWYLTHAVPTYLDSSRSFGYRTGLWLDVAFRLDLAETSPDSEPLSYHAVGTEWLNARSGWDAGATSLSISGAPRILQSHQHQDTGHFVMWKQDWLAADASTYSHSGLLWEPQGQNLLKVPGVVMHFDESPTPGLRRKADKGAFFYAQVDATNLYKRLDSNNQYETLLNEHTREFIYLRPDTLVVFDRVDAKPAGVGYQWLMHFPEAPTASGSRYLLTRNGAGIALQTLVGGSAAVVPDTDLEAGTTSSRVAVNATGAASRFLHMVQVASVSAPTSAAQLVNAGSMRGLLWNGTVVLFSDLPQGTAPSLPLTYTLPDTATHTHILANLSGSFDVDIVRSASATTLTLRAGSAHTADGTGLLTFTDAGGTQLPSIASFTATPATITAGQSSTLNWSVSGAASLSIDHGVGAVTGASQVVSPGATTTYTLTATNAAGSVTATATVTVNPAPQPPTISSFIATPSAITAGDSSTLSWTVSGATSLSIDSGVGTVTGASRVVSPSATTTYTLTATNSAGSATASATVTVAPPSGSGCGTLDLGINSNLHGYRAFPGTSAWNQDVSALPVDPNSAAIINFIGAASGLKADFGSGLWQGSNIGIPYGVVSGSQAKVAINYQAYGDESDPGPMPVPNPAPIEGDNPTATGGDRHVLLLDRDNCILYELYGSQLQANGSWNADSGAIWDLRANTVRPYGWTSADAAGLPVFPGLARYDEVAAGAITHALRFTVPTSRRAYVAPASHWASSNTSASAPPMGMRVRLKASVNINGYPAQSRVILQALKTYGMILADNGSTWFMSGAPNAGWDNNDLQSLNGIKGSDLEVVQMGTIHTADPTGPAPTITFGASPATISSGQSSTLSWAATDASTVILTPDTGPPIGLVRGTTLVVNPTVTTIYTLTATGPFGRATKTVTVTVTVPQPPVISAFSASPSTIQSGQSSTLAWTVSGADSLTIAPAIGSVTGTYVNVSPTATTTYTLTAANPAGNTTAVATVTVSSGGFITPDNPGPADLQFVLHSGHNVRPISKWIYGFNGGDWSTMPNGTTLGRLGGNRWTAYNWETNASNAGSDWGPYSSDGYLSSSSVPGEAVRPSVANAQGANAAIIVTVPIQGWVAADKNGNVDVNAPVSSRFFPNLPKKPAALATTPDTTDGKVYQDEFVHWLDTKFPTAKTDPDKPIFYMLDNEPDLWNSTHLEIQRAALRYDQFLPLSIASAGSVKDQIPQALVFGPVSYGWNGFVNLQNAPDAGAHGDFLDYYLSQMRTAGQNQGRRLLDVLDLHWYSEAQGGGVRVVNQDNSAAVAAARVQAPRSLWDAAYTETSWITQYSTNGPIQLIPRMAAKITAQYPGTKLAFSEYNHGGENHISGAIAEADCLGIFGRDGVFAANFWPMQSTQTFLYGAFRIFRNYDGAGAAFGDTSFEATGSDIAKASVYSSLDAGLPNRVVTVLLNKDTAGHSAGLALTHTQAFGTAQVYQITANSPVQGNSVVPSHLSDIPITKVNAFTLTLPPMSITVVVWK; encoded by the coding sequence ATGAATTCACCCGTCCGACTCCTCTTCTGCGCCATGATTCCGGTCCTTCTTGGATGCGGGGGCGGCTCCGCCGGAAGCACCGGGAACCCAACGCCACCCCCACCTCCCGTTGCCATTGCCGTGCAGGCGAGCCCCGAAGCTTTCGTGCTCCCCTCCGGCGGCCAGGCGAGTCTGCTTTCCTCGGTGGAAGGCAGCCCGAATCAGGCCGTGACCTGGTCCAGCACGGCAGGCCAGGTGACGCAGGCGGGCATGTTCACGGCACCCGCCGCCAAGGGCCCCCTGACCATCCAGGCCTCTAGCGTGGCGAATCCCGCTTCGACGGCCGAGATCCAGGTCCTGGTGGATGACGACGGGGCCGCCTCCGGCCAGGCCGGCCCGGCGACCTCGTCCTCGGGCATCTGGCCCAGCTCCATGACGCTCCAGACCGGTCAGTCGGCGATGCTGCTCGGGTTCGGCGGGGATCCCGCGGACCTGCGCTGGGCCCTCGACGAAGGTTCCATGGCCGGGAGCCTCACGCCTCAAGGCTCCCTCGCCGGATTCGCGCTCGCTAGATACCAGGCCCCGGCCGAGGCCGGCGTCTTCCACGCGTCCCTCACCAGCGCCCTGGATTCCACCCTGCACGCCCGCGCCAAGATCACCGTGCGCCGCCGAGGACAGGTCTCCGTGGCCGTGCTGCCCTCCAGCGCGACGCTGCAGGCGAACGGAAGCAGATCCTTCCATGCCCAGGTGACGGGCACGGCCAACCGCGCCGTGACCTGGAGCGCCACCGCAGGCAGCATCACGTCCTCGGGCGTGTATACCGCGCCCTCAGCACCGGGCGCCGCCACCGTGCGGGCCACGAGCGTCGCTGATTCCACCCGCTTCGGCGAAGCCGCCGTCACCATCACCGGGCAGCCGGCGCCTCCGGCCATCAGCAGCTTCATGGCGGTTCCGCCCACCATCACTGCGGGCCAGAGCAGCACCTTGAGCTGGACCGTCAACGGTGCCACCTCACTCAGCATCGATCACGGTGTGGGCGCCGTCACGGGCACCAGCAAGGTCGTGAATCCCGGCGCCACCACGACCTACACCCTCACCGCCACCAATGCCGCCGGCAGCGCCACCGCCACCGCCACGATCACGGTCAATCCCGCGCCGCAGCCGCCCACAATCTCCAGCTTCACCGCCACGCCACCGACCATCACCGCGGGCCAGAACAGCACTTTGGGATGGGCCGTCAGCGGAGCCACCTCCCTCAGCATCGACAACGGCGTGGGCGCGGTCACCGGCACCAGCAAGGTCGTGAGCCCCGGCGCCACCACGACCTACACCCTCACCGCCTCCAATGCCGCTGGCAGCGTCACCGCCACCGCCACGGTCACGGTCACTCCCGCGTCGCAGCCGCCGTCCATCTCCAGCTTCACAGCCGCGCCTTCGACCATCACCGCGGGCCAGAGCAGCACCCTCAGCTGGGCCGTCAGCGGAGCCACCTCGCTCAGCATCGACCACGGCATCGGCGCGGTCACGGGCACCAGCAAGGCCGTGAACCCAGGCTCCACCACGACCTACAAGCTCACCGCCACCAACGCCGCCGGAAGCGTCACCGCCACCACCACGGTCACGGTCAACCCCGCGCCGCAGCCGCCCACCATCTCCAACTTCGCCGCCACGCCACCAACCATCACCGCGGGCCAGAGCAGCACGCTCAGCTGGGCCGTCAGCGGGGCCACCTCGCTCAGCATCGACAACGGCGTCGGCGCGGTCACAGGCACCAGCAAGGTCGTGAGCCCCGGAGCCACCACGACCTACAAGCTCACCGCCACCAACGCCGCCGGGAGCAGCTCGGCCACCACGACAGTCACCGTGAACTCGGCGCCCCCGCCCCCGAGCGGATACCTATTGTTGACCGCCAGCCGGCTCGACCAGATCCGGGCCGACGCCGTGGCCAACAAAGTGGCCTGGACCAACCTCCACGCCAACGTGGAAGCCAGCCTATCCAGCACCGATCAGTACGACACGGGCGCCGAGAACATGGCCATGGCCTACCTGGTGAACGGAGATGTCCGCTACGCCGCGCGCGCCTACTGGTGGGCGCAGCAGGCCATGGCCGGAACCCTGCGGGCGGATAGCTACTACTACTTCCAGTCCATGGTCCGGCCGGTGGCCATGACGCTGAACTACTGCCAGCCGGCCCTGAGCGCCGCCCAGATCCAGACGCTGAAAAACTACCTTCATGCCAGCTGCGATGAGCTCTGGTACCACAACCAGGGCAGTGGCTGGGGCCTTGATGATCCCGCCAACAACTACCATCTCTCTTTCCTGGCCGGGACCGCCTTCGCAGGCACCGCGCTCAAGGCTTCCGGGGATGCCCGGGGCCAGGCCTGGCTGGATCTGGTCAATGACAAGCTCACCCGGCCCAATGGCGTCTTCGCCTACCTCGACCGGATTCCGGGGGGAGATTGGGAAGAGGGCGCCAACTACGGGGAAGGTTCCAAGGCCCATCTGTCCATCTGCCTCAGTGTGCTGGCAGGTTCTGGGACCAACCATTTCGGCCGCGCCTTCTTTGCGGGTTCGGTGCGCTACGCGGTGTACGCCACCCAGCCCGGATGGAATTTCCTCTACCCCGGCGGAGACTTGGCCCGGGAGTCCTCCATGGGCGTCTCGCCCTACACCCGCGCCTACCTCCAGCCCACGGTGTTCTGGTTGGCGGACGGCCCCGATCGCCGGCTGGGCCAGTGGTATCTCACCCACGCGGTGCCCACTTACTTGGACAGCTCCCGTTCATTCGGCTACCGGACTGGCCTGTGGTTGGATGTGGCCTTCCGCCTCGACCTCGCGGAAACGTCGCCGGATTCCGAGCCCTTGTCCTACCACGCCGTTGGCACGGAATGGCTGAACGCCCGGTCCGGATGGGATGCCGGCGCCACCTCCTTGAGCATCAGCGGCGCGCCCCGGATCCTGCAGAGCCACCAGCACCAGGATACGGGTCACTTCGTCATGTGGAAGCAGGATTGGCTGGCCGCGGACGCTAGCACCTACAGCCACAGCGGGCTGCTCTGGGAGCCCCAGGGCCAGAACCTCCTGAAGGTGCCCGGCGTGGTGATGCATTTCGACGAAAGCCCGACGCCAGGGCTTCGGCGCAAGGCCGACAAGGGTGCCTTCTTTTATGCCCAGGTGGATGCCACCAACCTCTATAAGCGGCTGGATTCCAACAACCAATATGAAACGCTGCTCAATGAACACACCCGTGAGTTCATCTACCTGCGCCCGGACACCCTGGTGGTCTTCGACCGGGTGGATGCGAAACCCGCCGGGGTCGGCTACCAGTGGCTGATGCATTTCCCCGAGGCGCCCACCGCGAGCGGCTCCCGCTACCTGCTCACCCGGAATGGCGCCGGCATCGCGCTTCAGACCTTGGTGGGAGGCAGCGCCGCCGTGGTCCCGGACACGGACCTGGAGGCCGGCACCACGTCCAGCCGCGTGGCGGTGAACGCCACCGGCGCGGCCTCGCGTTTCCTCCACATGGTCCAGGTGGCTTCGGTCAGCGCCCCCACATCGGCCGCCCAGCTCGTCAATGCAGGTTCCATGAGAGGCCTGCTCTGGAACGGCACCGTGGTGCTGTTCAGCGACCTGCCCCAAGGTACGGCCCCCAGCCTGCCGTTGACCTACACCCTGCCGGACACCGCGACCCACACGCACATCCTCGCCAATCTTTCGGGCAGCTTCGATGTGGACATCGTGCGGAGCGCCTCCGCAACGACCCTCACCCTCCGGGCGGGCAGCGCCCACACCGCCGACGGGACGGGCCTGCTCACCTTCACGGATGCGGGCGGGACTCAGCTGCCTTCCATCGCCAGTTTCACTGCCACACCCGCCACCATCACCGCGGGCCAGAGCAGCACCCTCAACTGGAGCGTCAGTGGGGCCGCGTCGCTCAGCATCGACCACGGCGTGGGCGCGGTCACGGGCGCCAGCCAAGTCGTGAGCCCCGGCGCCACTACCACCTACACGCTCACGGCCACCAATGCTGCGGGCAGCGTCACGGCCACGGCCACGGTCACCGTGAACCCCGCGCCGCAGCCGCCCACGATTTCCAGCTTCATCGCCACGCCCTCGGCCATTACTGCGGGAGACAGCAGCACCCTGAGCTGGACTGTCAGCGGGGCCACATCGCTGAGCATCGACAGCGGGGTCGGCACGGTCACGGGCGCCAGCAGGGTCGTGAGCCCCAGCGCCACCACGACCTACACGCTCACCGCCACCAACTCCGCAGGGAGTGCCACGGCCAGCGCCACCGTGACCGTGGCGCCACCGTCCGGATCGGGCTGCGGCACCCTCGACCTGGGCATCAATTCCAATCTCCACGGCTACCGCGCCTTCCCTGGAACCAGCGCCTGGAACCAGGATGTCTCAGCGCTGCCGGTGGATCCCAACAGCGCGGCGATCATCAATTTCATCGGCGCCGCCAGCGGCCTGAAGGCCGATTTCGGATCAGGCCTGTGGCAAGGTTCCAACATCGGCATCCCCTACGGCGTGGTGAGCGGAAGCCAGGCCAAGGTGGCCATCAATTACCAGGCCTACGGCGATGAGAGCGACCCGGGTCCCATGCCCGTGCCCAACCCCGCGCCCATCGAAGGAGACAATCCGACTGCCACCGGCGGCGACCGCCACGTGCTGTTGTTGGACCGCGACAATTGCATCCTCTACGAGCTTTACGGTTCCCAGCTCCAGGCCAATGGAAGCTGGAACGCGGACAGCGGAGCCATCTGGGACCTGAGAGCCAACACCGTGCGGCCTTACGGCTGGACCAGCGCAGATGCGGCTGGCCTGCCGGTCTTCCCCGGCCTGGCGCGCTATGACGAAGTCGCCGCGGGCGCCATCACCCATGCGCTGCGCTTCACGGTGCCCACGTCCCGCCGGGCCTACGTGGCGCCCGCCAGCCATTGGGCGTCCAGCAACACCAGCGCCTCGGCGCCGCCCATGGGGATGCGGGTGCGGTTGAAGGCCAGCGTAAACATCAACGGGTATCCAGCTCAATCAAGAGTGATCCTCCAGGCATTGAAGACCTACGGCATGATCCTGGCGGATAACGGCAGCACCTGGTTCATGAGCGGGGCGCCCAACGCAGGCTGGGACAACAATGATCTGCAATCCCTGAACGGCATCAAGGGCTCGGATCTGGAAGTCGTCCAGATGGGCACGATCCATACCGCCGATCCCACGGGGCCAGCGCCAACCATCACCTTCGGCGCCTCCCCTGCGACGATCTCATCGGGTCAAAGCAGCACACTGAGCTGGGCCGCCACCGACGCCAGCACCGTGATCCTCACGCCGGATACAGGCCCACCCATCGGCCTGGTGCGGGGCACCACCCTCGTGGTGAATCCCACCGTCACCACCATCTATACACTCACCGCCACCGGTCCCTTCGGCCGCGCCACGAAGACCGTGACCGTCACGGTCACGGTGCCCCAGCCGCCGGTCATCAGCGCCTTTTCCGCCTCGCCATCGACCATCCAATCCGGGCAGTCCAGCACGCTCGCCTGGACCGTGAGCGGCGCGGATAGCCTGACCATCGCGCCGGCCATCGGCTCGGTCACAGGCACTTACGTGAACGTGAGCCCCACCGCCACCACGACCTACACGCTGACCGCCGCCAACCCGGCCGGCAACACCACCGCAGTGGCGACCGTCACGGTCAGCAGCGGGGGCTTCATCACCCCTGACAATCCCGGCCCCGCGGACCTCCAGTTCGTGCTGCACTCGGGCCACAATGTCCGCCCCATATCGAAATGGATCTATGGCTTCAACGGCGGCGACTGGTCCACCATGCCCAATGGCACGACCCTGGGCCGCCTCGGCGGCAACCGGTGGACCGCCTACAACTGGGAGACCAATGCCAGCAACGCAGGCTCGGATTGGGGCCCCTACAGCAGCGACGGCTACCTCAGCTCCAGCTCGGTCCCTGGCGAAGCCGTGCGGCCTTCCGTGGCCAATGCGCAGGGGGCCAACGCGGCGATCATCGTCACGGTCCCCATCCAGGGTTGGGTGGCCGCGGACAAGAACGGCAATGTGGACGTGAATGCGCCGGTGAGTTCGAGGTTCTTCCCGAACCTGCCGAAAAAGCCCGCCGCCCTTGCCACCACCCCCGACACCACGGATGGAAAGGTCTACCAGGATGAATTTGTCCACTGGCTCGACACGAAATTCCCCACCGCCAAGACCGATCCCGACAAACCCATCTTCTACATGCTCGACAACGAGCCGGACCTGTGGAACAGCACGCACCTTGAAATCCAGCGCGCCGCCCTGCGCTACGACCAGTTCCTGCCCCTGAGCATCGCTTCCGCCGGGTCCGTGAAGGACCAGATCCCGCAGGCCCTCGTCTTCGGACCCGTGAGCTATGGCTGGAACGGTTTCGTGAATCTGCAGAACGCGCCGGACGCCGGGGCCCACGGCGACTTCCTGGACTACTACCTGTCCCAGATGCGGACCGCCGGCCAGAACCAGGGCCGGCGCCTGCTGGACGTCCTCGACCTGCACTGGTATTCCGAGGCCCAGGGCGGCGGCGTGCGCGTCGTCAACCAGGACAATTCAGCGGCCGTGGCCGCCGCGCGGGTCCAGGCGCCCCGCTCGCTCTGGGATGCGGCCTACACCGAAACCAGCTGGATCACGCAGTACTCCACCAATGGGCCGATCCAGCTCATCCCCCGCATGGCCGCCAAGATCACCGCCCAATATCCGGGCACCAAGCTCGCCTTCAGCGAGTACAACCACGGCGGGGAGAACCATATTTCCGGCGCCATCGCGGAAGCCGACTGCCTGGGCATCTTCGGGCGGGATGGCGTCTTCGCGGCCAATTTCTGGCCCATGCAGAGCACCCAGACCTTCCTCTACGGCGCCTTCCGGATTTTCAGGAATTATGACGGCGCCGGCGCCGCGTTCGGCGACACCAGTTTCGAAGCCACGGGGTCGGATATCGCCAAGGCTTCGGTCTATTCCAGCCTGGATGCGGGCCTCCCCAACCGCGTGGTGACGGTGCTGCTCAACAAGGACACGGCGGGACACAGCGCCGGCCTGGCCCTGACGCATACCCAGGCCTTCGGCACCGCGCAGGTCTACCAGATCACGGCCAATTCTCCGGTCCAGGGGAATTCCGTGGTGCCCAGCCACCTGAGCGACATTCCCATCACCAAGGTGAATGCCTTCACCCTGACCCTGCCGCCCATGAGCATCACGGTGGTGGTCTGGAAGTAG
- a CDS encoding response regulator transcription factor has protein sequence MALRIALVDDEPVARMRLGRLLREAGCEVLAEFEDGRQLLAWLRDGHKPDALFLDIALPGPSGMELLAELRDGPPVIFVTSNAEHAVAAFEHRASDYLVKPVTADRLANTLARLEGFDARKADTPQPAAAAGSTRFPVKAGDGKLLLELKRVAYFEVIDQVVWAWAGGKKFRCAWTSLSDVESVFPGVAFLRIQRNIMLRPEAVLGLRTLPTGRKAVLLPDGVELEASRNAAHHLKEKLGL, from the coding sequence ATGGCTCTCCGAATCGCGCTGGTTGACGATGAACCCGTGGCCCGCATGCGGCTGGGCCGGCTTCTGCGGGAAGCGGGCTGTGAGGTGCTTGCGGAATTTGAAGATGGGCGCCAACTGCTGGCCTGGCTGCGGGACGGCCACAAGCCCGATGCCCTCTTTCTCGACATCGCCCTGCCGGGACCTTCGGGCATGGAGTTGCTCGCGGAATTGCGCGATGGCCCGCCGGTGATCTTTGTGACCTCCAACGCGGAACACGCCGTGGCCGCTTTCGAGCACCGGGCCTCGGATTATCTGGTGAAGCCCGTCACCGCGGACCGCCTGGCCAACACCCTGGCCCGCCTGGAAGGCTTCGACGCCCGCAAGGCCGACACCCCTCAGCCTGCGGCCGCCGCAGGGTCCACGCGTTTTCCCGTGAAGGCTGGCGACGGCAAGCTGCTCCTGGAATTGAAGCGCGTGGCCTACTTCGAAGTGATCGACCAGGTGGTCTGGGCCTGGGCCGGAGGGAAGAAATTCCGCTGCGCCTGGACCAGCCTCAGCGATGTGGAATCCGTATTCCCCGGCGTGGCCTTCCTGCGCATCCAACGGAACATCATGCTGCGCCCCGAGGCCGTGCTCGGCCTGCGCACCCTCCCCACAGGGCGGAAAGCCGTGCTGTTGCCGGATGGCGTCGAACTGGAAGCCAGCCGTAACGCCGCGCACCACCTGAAGGAAAAACTGGGATTGTAG